The following proteins are co-located in the Fluviicola sp. genome:
- a CDS encoding histidine kinase codes for MKFGLWLLFLLLNLSLFAQRGLIQYSKENGLISNEIRDVAYDQKGFIWLATPKGIERFDGQRFIHFRHDPVDSLSIASNDIQGLVFDGNKTVWGFTYNKGLIAIETETFRISNYSKRNISSFGSNRISALTILNGIIWYTSVEGKLYAFDPEKKSTRRFSGYRPDSKITGLNAILPDQLDPDKLWICAMDGLYRFGIRKQQWQPFKFNRSTDINPESTFRYSNEMRCAVQDSKGNLFIGLRRGGLLYFDQYQGLFKSFPISIDDLKYQEISSIEWRDPRYLYLCLLNKEIVLFDTSKKEYVRYEESERSAVMPFHITKFGSQLAIASSNAGLFVHDESLIYGTKVKTDLQLRAVRYSPDKKSAYQLLGGSSSLLKRILGNGPETIPLNGLVDAKSFYYLQDGSMLIVGANGLIRVGRDHRIVKKMLHPDHQSIDKRFQNSLLVGDSLLFIGTLDASLLCYRLSDFSYRRIYSISEGNKLDETREYFPLAMVYFNNAVYFSENEQLYRYHIRSKQVEKIRLFNHENTDQITCLSICPQNKLWIGTRASGVWSYDLNTKKLQNRFTSFNGLQNDEVNQLLLDPSGRLWILNPSCVAIVNTASGKVQSLEKRNGINDVFGITMTPDSIYFLQPNSYIVGDAAKPLPIRKKAIPYIIQIRDMNGMTRFSTDKPKYSYNQNNLVFEFGIRDFSNSENNLVSYRLLGLDDKWINGNQKNEALYHNLPSGKYTFQVQVVEGDESTITSYSFKITRPFWRRWWFITLASLATAFGIWFFMRSRIKRIQSTEQMKAEFSLQINELESKALRAQMNPHFLFNSLNSIRLFILKDEVDNAADYIAKFSKLLRMILNYSRQDMITVYDEIQSLKLYLEFERLRFDQDFDFDLQIDGQEVLDCQIPPMIIQPFIENAIWHGLMPRAEEGGKIRVSFQKQLSGLYVMVQDNGIGREKAKENNRKRSLKEGSVGLQITKDRLRSLTLRTKRQNEFEIEDLIDENGRAIGTLVTLYFETPN; via the coding sequence ATGAAATTTGGGCTTTGGTTGCTTTTTTTACTGTTAAATCTCTCTCTTTTTGCCCAGAGAGGGCTGATTCAGTATTCCAAAGAAAACGGCCTGATCTCTAATGAGATCCGTGATGTTGCTTATGACCAGAAAGGATTTATCTGGCTGGCTACTCCAAAGGGAATAGAACGTTTTGACGGACAGCGCTTTATCCATTTCAGACACGATCCGGTGGATTCGCTTTCCATTGCATCCAACGATATCCAGGGATTGGTTTTTGACGGGAATAAAACAGTTTGGGGTTTTACCTACAACAAAGGATTAATTGCCATTGAAACCGAAACATTCCGTATTTCCAATTACAGCAAGCGCAACATTTCCTCTTTCGGAAGTAACCGGATCAGTGCTTTAACGATCCTGAACGGAATTATCTGGTACACATCTGTTGAAGGAAAGCTTTATGCATTCGATCCGGAGAAGAAATCAACCCGCCGGTTTTCAGGATACAGGCCCGACTCCAAAATAACCGGGCTAAATGCCATTCTTCCGGATCAGCTGGATCCCGATAAATTGTGGATCTGTGCCATGGACGGTTTGTACCGGTTCGGAATTAGAAAACAGCAATGGCAGCCGTTTAAATTTAACAGATCAACGGATATCAACCCCGAATCGACTTTCCGCTACAGCAATGAGATGAGGTGTGCCGTCCAGGACAGTAAAGGGAACTTATTTATCGGTCTGAGGAGAGGCGGTTTGCTTTATTTCGACCAGTACCAGGGTTTGTTCAAGTCTTTCCCGATTTCCATTGACGACCTGAAATACCAGGAAATTTCATCGATTGAATGGCGCGATCCGAGATACCTTTATTTGTGCCTGCTCAACAAAGAAATCGTGTTATTCGACACCAGTAAAAAAGAATATGTGCGTTACGAAGAATCCGAACGTAGTGCGGTAATGCCTTTTCACATTACCAAATTCGGTTCCCAGCTGGCCATTGCCAGTTCCAATGCCGGCCTTTTTGTGCACGACGAATCATTGATCTACGGAACAAAAGTCAAAACAGACCTGCAATTGCGTGCCGTACGTTATTCCCCGGATAAAAAGAGTGCTTACCAGTTGTTGGGAGGTTCTTCCAGCTTGTTAAAGCGGATTTTGGGGAACGGGCCGGAAACCATTCCATTGAACGGATTGGTGGATGCAAAATCGTTCTATTACCTGCAAGACGGAAGCATGCTCATCGTGGGAGCAAATGGACTGATCCGTGTTGGCCGGGATCACCGCATTGTAAAAAAAATGCTGCATCCGGATCACCAGTCGATTGATAAGCGCTTCCAGAATTCGTTATTGGTCGGTGATTCCCTGTTGTTTATAGGTACGCTGGATGCGAGTTTGTTGTGCTACCGGCTTTCCGATTTTTCCTACCGGCGTATTTATTCCATTTCGGAAGGAAACAAACTGGATGAAACCCGCGAGTATTTTCCCCTTGCGATGGTTTACTTTAACAACGCCGTTTATTTTTCTGAAAACGAGCAATTGTACCGGTATCACATCCGCTCGAAACAAGTGGAGAAGATCCGGTTGTTTAACCATGAAAATACGGACCAGATTACCTGCCTGTCCATTTGTCCCCAAAATAAATTATGGATCGGAACCCGTGCAAGTGGTGTTTGGAGCTACGACCTGAACACGAAAAAACTTCAGAACCGGTTTACTTCTTTCAATGGTTTGCAGAATGATGAGGTCAATCAATTGCTACTGGATCCTTCGGGAAGATTGTGGATCCTGAATCCGTCCTGTGTGGCGATTGTAAATACTGCTTCCGGAAAGGTGCAAAGCCTGGAAAAACGCAACGGAATAAACGACGTTTTCGGAATCACGATGACGCCGGATTCCATCTATTTCCTGCAGCCGAATTCCTACATCGTGGGGGATGCAGCCAAACCCTTACCGATCCGCAAAAAAGCAATTCCATACATTATCCAGATCCGTGATATGAACGGGATGACCCGCTTTTCGACCGATAAACCCAAGTATTCCTACAACCAGAACAACCTGGTTTTCGAATTCGGGATCCGGGATTTTTCCAATTCGGAAAACAACCTGGTGAGTTACCGGTTATTGGGGCTCGACGATAAATGGATCAACGGGAACCAGAAGAACGAGGCGCTTTATCACAATTTACCGAGCGGAAAATATACTTTCCAGGTGCAGGTTGTTGAAGGTGACGAATCAACGATTACTTCCTATTCGTTTAAAATTACGCGGCCGTTCTGGCGCCGTTGGTGGTTCATTACACTGGCTTCTCTGGCCACTGCTTTCGGCATCTGGTTCTTCATGCGCTCTCGGATTAAGCGTATCCAAAGTACCGAGCAGATGAAGGCAGAATTCAGTTTGCAGATCAATGAACTGGAGTCCAAAGCCCTGAGAGCTCAAATGAACCCGCACTTCCTGTTCAATAGCCTGAACTCGATCCGTTTGTTTATCCTGAAAGATGAGGTGGACAATGCGGCGGATTACATTGCGAAGTTCTCCAAGCTTTTGCGGATGATCCTGAATTATTCCCGCCAGGACATGATCACGGTTTACGATGAGATCCAGTCTTTGAAATTGTACCTGGAATTCGAGCGCTTGCGTTTCGACCAGGATTTTGATTTCGACCTGCAGATTGACGGGCAGGAAGTACTGGATTGCCAGATTCCGCCGATGATCATTCAGCCCTTTATTGAAAATGCCATCTGGCACGGATTAATGCCGCGCGCCGAAGAAGGAGGGAAGATCCGGGTTTCCTTCCAGAAACAGCTAAGCGGATTGTACGTGATGGTGCAGGATAACGGGATTGGAAGGGAAAAAGCCAAAGAGAATAACCGGAAACGTTCGCTGAAAGAGGGGAGTGTCGGGCTCCAGATCACCAAAGACCGGTTGCGGTCATTAACTTTGCGCACGAAAAGGCAGAACGAATTCGAGATTGAAGATTTAATTGATGAAAATGGTCGGGCAATCGGAACTTTAGTTACCTTGTACTTTGAAACACCAAACTAG
- a CDS encoding NAD(P)-binding domain-containing protein: protein MKIGIIGLGWLGLPLAKSLLNKGFQVLGTTRSRSVGLSHERFSHVLFDPLVKKQSGTAYFSDLDVIILAFTPSRTDEKAYAKDCVRVLDLISPACKVIQISSTSVYPERDGIFRESDYPAGSVKTNAIGYAELAISSILRDRLTVIRMSGLVGPKRYPVTAMAKSGKTYQEFDRVNLIHQEDAIGLIEYVIQNRLWNQTINGCATQHPFKGPLYKGMASKLGIDPPLFEDRTRSERIISNQLSLELGYHYIYPDPEDFPVA from the coding sequence ATGAAGATCGGAATAATCGGATTGGGATGGCTCGGACTTCCACTCGCCAAATCACTATTAAATAAAGGATTCCAGGTACTTGGAACCACCCGTTCGCGTTCGGTCGGGCTTTCCCACGAACGTTTTTCGCATGTTTTGTTTGATCCGCTGGTCAAAAAACAATCAGGCACGGCCTATTTCAGCGACCTGGATGTCATTATCCTGGCTTTTACACCTTCCAGAACGGATGAGAAGGCATATGCAAAAGATTGTGTGCGTGTACTGGACCTCATCTCTCCTGCTTGCAAAGTCATTCAGATCAGTTCTACTTCCGTTTACCCGGAACGTGACGGTATTTTCCGGGAATCGGATTACCCGGCGGGTTCTGTGAAAACAAATGCTATCGGCTATGCGGAACTGGCTATCAGTTCTATCCTCAGGGACCGGCTGACGGTAATACGCATGAGCGGGCTCGTCGGCCCGAAACGCTACCCGGTAACGGCCATGGCAAAATCCGGAAAAACCTACCAGGAGTTTGACCGTGTGAACCTGATTCACCAGGAAGATGCCATCGGTTTGATCGAATACGTGATTCAAAACAGATTGTGGAATCAAACCATCAACGGTTGTGCAACTCAGCATCCGTTCAAAGGGCCACTTTACAAAGGAATGGCTTCGAAACTGGGAATTGATCCGCCCTTATTCGAGGACCGAACACGGTCGGAACGCATCATTTCCAATCAGCTTTCTTTGGAGTTGGGATATCACTACATTTACCCGGATCCGGAGGATTTTCCGGTAGCTTAG
- a CDS encoding DUF4412 domain-containing protein translates to MKALLLVFMLSLVSAVVSAQQGLIQNVGSTAKAKANAQDFNTTRNNKERGNLMDDKKSREAAPASAPAPGAIQPESAEPAPTEPSGEYQASYTFTSSVTYQVENTKKPGESQTIHYDFGDQVLKMAANPDMSSIIDSKNGVMIMLNNKEKTAMVMSTKTMEAAMKQQQMNQGQKPAAKITKTGKTKMILGYTCEEMLIESDKKTEVWIAKDAGIDVSNTFASMNKTSPSQIPNEALQQGGMLMEMTGYDAAGKPEMHMIVTALSKESKSVNIGAYKITKL, encoded by the coding sequence ATGAAAGCACTTCTACTTGTGTTCATGCTATCTCTTGTATCGGCGGTGGTTTCTGCTCAGCAAGGATTGATCCAAAATGTCGGAAGCACGGCCAAAGCAAAGGCAAATGCCCAGGATTTCAATACGACGCGCAATAACAAAGAACGCGGAAACCTGATGGATGACAAGAAATCCAGAGAAGCTGCACCTGCATCCGCTCCGGCACCGGGAGCCATTCAACCGGAAAGTGCCGAACCTGCACCAACAGAACCAAGCGGAGAATACCAGGCGTCTTACACGTTTACGAGTAGTGTAACTTACCAAGTGGAAAACACCAAAAAACCGGGAGAATCCCAGACCATCCATTACGATTTCGGTGACCAGGTACTTAAAATGGCCGCAAACCCGGATATGTCTTCTATAATAGATTCGAAGAACGGGGTGATGATCATGCTGAATAATAAAGAGAAAACCGCCATGGTGATGTCGACCAAAACCATGGAAGCAGCCATGAAACAGCAGCAGATGAACCAGGGGCAAAAACCGGCTGCTAAAATCACGAAAACCGGTAAAACCAAAATGATCCTCGGGTACACATGCGAAGAAATGCTCATCGAATCCGACAAGAAAACAGAAGTCTGGATTGCCAAAGATGCAGGAATCGACGTGAGCAATACCTTTGCCAGCATGAATAAAACCTCTCCGTCACAAATCCCGAATGAAGCTTTGCAACAAGGAGGAATGCTCATGGAAATGACTGGTTATGATGCTGCGGGCAAACCTGAAATGCACATGATTGTAACCGCCCTTTCGAAAGAATCCAAAAGTGTAAACATCGGGGCTTACAAGATCACGAAATTATAG
- a CDS encoding LytTR family DNA-binding domain-containing protein, with translation MKLRAIIVDDERHSLETTAILIRKFCPDVEVIAELQNPIDAVEVINTEEPDLLFLDISMPKMNGFELLNVLTYKDADVIFTTAYDEYALEGFKQGAVHYLVKPIDAEDLVESVQRVKKKRTEGKPSGINGMGLKPKIPISSLNGVELIEVDQIIRCESDGNYTTIVLQQRKITVSKTLKEIEKQLVDFPFFFRLHNSHLVNLNQVVKYIRGEGGSVILSNQEEIGVSRSKKMELLEVLGIN, from the coding sequence ATGAAATTACGTGCAATAATTGTTGATGATGAAAGGCACAGTTTAGAAACTACTGCTATATTAATCCGAAAGTTTTGCCCTGATGTAGAGGTGATTGCAGAATTGCAAAACCCGATCGACGCGGTCGAAGTCATTAATACCGAAGAGCCGGATTTGCTCTTTCTTGATATATCAATGCCTAAGATGAACGGCTTTGAATTATTAAACGTATTGACCTATAAAGATGCGGATGTAATTTTCACTACTGCTTACGACGAATATGCGCTGGAAGGCTTCAAACAAGGGGCTGTTCATTACCTGGTGAAACCGATCGATGCGGAAGATCTGGTGGAAAGTGTTCAGCGGGTTAAAAAGAAGCGTACGGAAGGAAAACCATCCGGGATCAACGGAATGGGACTGAAACCGAAAATTCCGATCTCGTCGCTGAACGGGGTGGAACTGATCGAGGTAGACCAGATTATCCGCTGCGAATCAGACGGAAACTACACCACCATTGTCCTTCAGCAACGCAAAATAACCGTTTCGAAAACCCTGAAGGAAATCGAAAAGCAATTGGTTGATTTCCCTTTCTTTTTCCGCTTGCACAATTCCCATTTGGTGAACCTGAACCAGGTCGTGAAATACATTCGCGGGGAAGGTGGTTCGGTGATTTTGTCCAACCAGGAAGAGATCGGCGTATCCCGAAGCAAAAAAATGGAACTTCTCGAAGTTTTAGGAATCAACTAA